The following are encoded together in the Citrobacter arsenatis genome:
- the tctD gene encoding transcriptional regulator TctD, producing MRLLLAEDNRELAHWLEKALVQNGFAVDCVFDGLAADHLLHSETYALAVLDINMPGLDGLEVVQRLRKRGQTLPVLLLTARSAVADRVKGLNVGADDYLAKPFEIEELDARLRALLRRSAGQVQGIQQLGELAFHDEGYFLLQGQPLALTPREQALLTVLMYRRLRPVSRQQLFEQVFSLSDEVSPESIELYIHRLRKKLQGSDVRIATLRGLGYVLERSDEMG from the coding sequence ATGCGTCTCTTATTAGCGGAAGATAACCGTGAGTTGGCTCACTGGCTGGAGAAAGCGCTGGTGCAAAACGGTTTTGCCGTTGACTGCGTTTTTGATGGCCTGGCGGCCGACCATCTTTTACATAGCGAAACGTACGCGCTGGCGGTGCTGGACATCAATATGCCGGGGCTGGACGGTCTTGAAGTTGTCCAACGCCTGCGTAAACGCGGGCAGACGCTGCCTGTACTGCTGCTGACGGCGCGCAGCGCGGTGGCCGATAGGGTGAAGGGGTTGAACGTCGGGGCCGATGATTATCTGGCAAAACCGTTTGAAATCGAGGAACTGGATGCCCGACTGCGGGCCTTGCTACGCCGTAGCGCGGGGCAGGTACAAGGTATACAGCAACTGGGAGAACTGGCCTTTCACGATGAAGGCTATTTTCTGTTGCAGGGGCAGCCGCTGGCGCTTACTCCGCGCGAACAGGCATTGCTGACGGTGCTGATGTACCGTCGTTTGCGGCCGGTTTCGCGTCAGCAGTTATTTGAACAGGTTTTCAGTCTCAGCGATGAGGTCAGTCCGGAAAGCATTGAGTTGTACATCCATCGTCTGCGCAAAAAGTTACAGGGGAGCGATGTGCGTATCGCCACGTTGCGCGGCCTGGGCTATGTACTGGAGCGTAGCGATGAAATGGGTTAA
- a CDS encoding undecaprenyl-phosphate glucose phosphotransferase, with amino-acid sequence MLKKSLKISSHGYPVFLKLVDFIVINVTLIFSAHLLGLVPFNTIAILSILFSVFFLLFAEYIKMYQQKIKSIGLRNQKRLIFCTLLAIFFNELVSMTLAEPESLGYLDKLPSPFYSAIIYWYFIPVPFLYCIRFFIFKYSTKKSMRVAIIGLTDNGLAAETALMNEYANISLDLAFYDERALSRCGDVVDKIKSPFRGPVINLVEEAKQGNIDEIYIALPMVALHRIRHFLAMMSDTTVDTYIVPDFYTYSNNMSKLRSIHNLQTIGIFSSPFEGAGSFIKRAEDLVLGSIIMVMISSLMLAIAIGIKLTSRGPVFFKQDRYGLSGQKIKVWKFRSMRVMENADTVIQATKNDPRVTKFGSFLRRTSLDELPQFINVLQGSMSIVGPRPHAVTHNEQYRKQVENYMIRHKVKPGITGLAQINGFRGEIDALYKMEKRVQYDIEYIQNWSLWLDIKIIIKTIFKGFVGKNAY; translated from the coding sequence ATGCTTAAAAAATCGCTGAAGATTAGCAGCCATGGATATCCGGTTTTTTTAAAACTGGTCGATTTCATTGTTATCAATGTGACGTTGATTTTTAGCGCTCATCTGTTAGGTCTGGTGCCATTTAATACCATTGCCATTCTGAGTATTCTCTTTTCGGTCTTTTTTTTGCTGTTTGCTGAATACATCAAAATGTATCAGCAAAAGATTAAATCGATTGGATTGCGTAATCAAAAACGGTTGATTTTCTGTACGCTGCTGGCTATTTTCTTTAACGAACTGGTCAGTATGACGCTGGCAGAGCCTGAATCACTTGGATACTTAGACAAACTGCCGTCGCCTTTTTATTCTGCCATTATTTACTGGTACTTCATTCCAGTACCTTTTCTGTATTGCATTCGCTTTTTCATTTTTAAATATTCAACGAAGAAGAGTATGCGCGTGGCAATTATTGGTTTGACCGACAATGGTCTGGCTGCAGAAACCGCGCTAATGAATGAGTACGCCAATATCTCATTAGATCTGGCTTTTTACGATGAGCGCGCCTTATCTCGCTGTGGCGATGTCGTTGATAAGATTAAAAGCCCCTTTCGTGGCCCGGTGATCAACCTGGTTGAGGAGGCCAAGCAGGGAAATATAGATGAGATCTACATCGCTTTACCGATGGTGGCCTTGCACCGCATCCGTCATTTTTTAGCGATGATGTCAGACACCACCGTAGATACGTATATCGTTCCTGACTTCTATACCTACAGTAACAACATGTCCAAGCTGCGCTCCATCCATAACCTGCAAACTATCGGGATCTTTAGTTCGCCGTTTGAAGGCGCGGGTTCGTTTATCAAGCGGGCAGAAGATTTGGTGCTTGGCAGTATTATTATGGTGATGATTTCTTCGCTGATGTTGGCAATTGCCATTGGTATCAAACTCACCTCCCGCGGGCCGGTTTTTTTCAAACAAGACCGTTATGGCCTGAGCGGGCAAAAAATTAAGGTCTGGAAGTTTCGCTCGATGCGCGTTATGGAGAACGCCGATACGGTTATTCAGGCCACGAAAAACGATCCGCGGGTAACCAAATTCGGTAGCTTCTTACGCCGTACCTCGCTGGATGAACTTCCGCAATTTATCAATGTATTGCAGGGAAGTATGTCGATTGTTGGTCCCAGACCCCATGCGGTTACGCATAATGAGCAGTACCGCAAACAGGTCGAAAATTACATGATCCGCCATAAAGTTAAGCCTGGGATCACCGGACTTGCACAGATCAACGGTTTCCGTGGGGAAATCGATGCGCTTTATAAGATGGAAAAACGGGTTCAGTACGATATTGAGTACATTCAAAACTGGTCGTTATGGCTGGATATAAAAATTATTATTAAAACTATTTTCAAAGGATTTGTCGGTAAGAATGCATACTAA
- a CDS encoding outer membrane beta-barrel protein produces MHTKLLVITGIVISQPAWADLTPKSHIGFAGIDFQGKVAVDYGYNDNVSYQPHSSDAIGSSFQSAAPVLSMIGERGQDKYLLMYSGDYRNYSSDSADNYNDHFFRFNGAWRYGLKHGLTLNMEDTLGHESRGRGITEGFLPSQFEQYGIKSPLTTNFFNSELRYSYGAPDGRGKAELALLYKKLTFGNTSDVQDRSEDFYNYIQEQEWHENSLVAEIFDQYTSRTRFRYSFITNQRHYENNSEKDTNEYYLLYGLKSQLTGKTNVDMNISWLYKTFENNANSHDFNGLNWDIKGEWKPLQQSVFTVHSAQSIKDPSEVGGYILVTQYGLSYQHFWLGNRFSTLLDYSFTSEDYKKQNKDRHDKDGVFSVTMSYDYTPSVNFEIKYQIDTLNSNKDTDSFYIGPNDDREVIRTLGYDNSMIMLKAKVQI; encoded by the coding sequence ATGCATACTAAATTACTCGTTATTACCGGAATCGTGATATCGCAGCCCGCATGGGCTGATTTAACACCGAAATCACATATTGGCTTTGCGGGAATCGACTTCCAGGGCAAGGTCGCTGTGGATTATGGTTATAATGATAACGTGTCTTATCAGCCACATAGCAGCGATGCTATCGGTTCCTCGTTTCAGAGTGCAGCGCCTGTGCTGAGCATGATCGGCGAGCGTGGTCAGGATAAGTATTTACTGATGTACTCCGGGGATTATCGTAATTACTCAAGCGATTCTGCGGATAACTATAACGATCATTTTTTCCGTTTTAATGGTGCCTGGCGTTATGGGCTTAAGCATGGCTTAACCCTCAATATGGAAGATACGCTTGGGCATGAATCTCGTGGTCGCGGTATCACCGAAGGTTTTCTACCGAGCCAGTTTGAGCAGTATGGGATTAAATCTCCGCTGACGACGAATTTTTTCAATAGTGAATTGCGCTACAGCTACGGTGCCCCTGATGGGCGCGGGAAAGCGGAACTGGCCTTGTTGTACAAAAAACTGACGTTCGGCAATACATCTGATGTGCAGGATCGCAGTGAGGATTTCTACAATTACATCCAGGAACAGGAATGGCATGAAAATAGCCTGGTAGCAGAAATTTTTGACCAATACACATCCAGAACGCGCTTTCGCTATAGCTTTATTACGAACCAACGTCACTATGAGAACAACTCAGAAAAAGACACTAATGAGTATTATTTGCTGTATGGCCTGAAGTCTCAGTTAACGGGTAAAACCAATGTCGACATGAATATTTCATGGCTGTACAAGACATTTGAAAACAACGCAAACTCGCATGATTTTAATGGTCTAAACTGGGACATAAAAGGGGAGTGGAAACCGTTACAACAGTCTGTTTTCACGGTGCACTCGGCGCAAAGCATTAAAGACCCATCGGAAGTTGGGGGATATATTTTAGTGACCCAGTATGGTCTTTCTTACCAGCATTTCTGGTTAGGCAACCGTTTTTCTACCTTGCTGGATTACTCATTCACTTCGGAAGACTATAAAAAACAGAATAAGGATCGGCATGATAAAGATGGGGTATTTAGCGTAACCATGAGCTATGACTACACACCGTCGGTTAATTTTGAGATTAAATATCAAATAGATACATTAAATTCGAACAAGGATACTGACTCGTTTTATATCGGTCCCAACGACGATCGGGAAGTTATTAGAACGTTGGGTTATGATAATTCTATGATTATGCTTAAAGCTAAGGTTCAGATCTAA
- a CDS encoding sensor histidine kinase has translation MKWVKPQSLYLQLLMFLGLPLMLLWGLSAFNSYVSALQAATQAYDRTLLSSARTVSERLVVRNKQLEVNVPWVVLDSFELNMNDRLYYKVVDPAGKVISGYDDLPAMPPATSRTRLYPALAWFYHTEYRGEAIRVARLLQPVNEGGIVGMAEIYVAETLQSRRYLARQLLFSSWVSQGLLVLLTLVLVGWLLRRVLRPMRQLSSLMVRREPGLLTPLPELLPWSETRLLIVAFNRYLDRLRGLISRQERFSADASHQLKTPLAVLKTQASVALASQQPQQWHESLQAMSTTLDNTIQLTERLLQLSAVKRKEQGERHFSPVNLYEVVQSSCFTRLAQARSKGIDLGYEGEQDAVWIEGDEVLLGELCGNLLDNALKYAPPHGVVTAGLLREREAVVLVVEDSGPGIDEQMVHQALLPFHRLDNVSNVPGAGIGLALVNDIARLHRTHPQLSRSEALGGLSVRVRFLSVRTEISS, from the coding sequence ATGAAATGGGTTAAGCCCCAGTCGTTATATCTGCAACTGCTGATGTTCCTGGGCCTGCCGCTAATGTTGCTGTGGGGGCTGTCGGCATTTAACAGCTATGTCAGCGCGCTACAGGCGGCGACGCAGGCGTATGACCGCACGCTACTTTCATCTGCGAGGACCGTCTCCGAGCGGTTGGTGGTGCGCAATAAACAGCTGGAAGTGAATGTGCCGTGGGTGGTGCTGGACAGCTTCGAACTGAACATGAATGACCGACTGTATTACAAAGTGGTCGATCCGGCGGGGAAGGTTATCTCTGGTTATGACGATTTACCGGCGATGCCGCCCGCAACCTCGCGAACGCGGCTATATCCGGCGCTGGCGTGGTTTTATCACACTGAATATCGCGGCGAGGCCATTCGCGTGGCGCGTCTGCTGCAGCCCGTCAATGAGGGGGGGATTGTCGGTATGGCGGAGATTTATGTTGCCGAAACGCTGCAATCGCGACGTTATCTGGCGCGACAGCTGCTGTTTTCCTCGTGGGTTTCGCAAGGTCTGCTGGTGCTACTCACGCTGGTGCTGGTTGGCTGGCTGCTGCGCCGGGTGTTACGTCCGATGCGCCAACTGTCATCGCTGATGGTGCGTCGTGAGCCTGGGCTGCTGACGCCGCTGCCGGAACTGCTGCCGTGGTCGGAAACCCGTCTGTTGATTGTGGCATTCAATCGTTATCTGGACCGGCTTCGTGGCCTTATTTCACGCCAGGAGCGCTTCAGCGCGGATGCTTCCCATCAGCTTAAAACTCCGCTGGCGGTGCTGAAAACCCAGGCCTCGGTGGCCCTCGCCAGCCAGCAACCGCAGCAGTGGCATGAAAGTCTGCAAGCCATGAGCACCACGCTGGATAACACCATTCAACTGACCGAAAGGCTGTTACAGCTGTCGGCTGTGAAGCGCAAAGAGCAGGGAGAAAGGCATTTCTCGCCGGTTAATTTGTACGAGGTGGTGCAAAGTAGCTGTTTTACCCGGCTGGCGCAGGCGCGCAGTAAAGGGATCGATCTGGGCTATGAAGGGGAACAGGACGCGGTGTGGATTGAGGGCGATGAAGTCCTGCTCGGCGAACTGTGCGGAAACCTGCTGGATAATGCTCTGAAATATGCGCCGCCGCATGGCGTGGTGACCGCCGGGCTGCTGCGAGAAAGGGAAGCTGTAGTTTTGGTGGTTGAAGATAGTGGGCCGGGCATCGATGAGCAGATGGTGCATCAGGCGCTGCTGCCGTTTCATCGTCTTGATAACGTCAGTAATGTCCCTGGGGCAGGGATCGGCCTGGCGCTGGTTAACGACATTGCTCGTCTGCACCGTACGCATCCGCAGCTATCACGGAGTGAAGCATTAGGCGGATTAAGCGTGCGAGTACGCTTTTTAAGCGTGCGGACTGAAATATCTTCTTGA
- a CDS encoding polysaccharide biosynthesis/export family protein gives MKIIELCAVLLFSLLVVGCTTSSPRLMDDPATVQQDYRLGAGDTVNIAVHGQPDMTMRFILDKSGEINFPFVGALKLKDKTVEQVTNELTQRLTGDYFTTPMVTVSIAEFRKYYVSGEVKSPNGFAYEPGLTVEKSIAQAGGFTDRADRQDINIRLSGSNQLLENVDLTHSVHPGDVVIIGMGFF, from the coding sequence ATGAAAATAATAGAACTGTGCGCGGTTTTGCTATTCAGTCTCCTGGTGGTTGGATGTACAACGTCCAGCCCGAGATTAATGGACGATCCAGCTACTGTTCAGCAGGATTACCGGCTAGGGGCAGGGGATACTGTCAATATCGCTGTTCATGGTCAACCCGATATGACCATGCGATTTATTTTGGATAAGAGCGGGGAGATTAATTTCCCGTTTGTTGGCGCGCTTAAATTAAAAGATAAAACTGTCGAACAAGTGACTAACGAATTAACTCAACGCCTGACCGGAGATTATTTTACAACTCCGATGGTGACGGTGAGTATTGCCGAGTTCCGTAAGTACTATGTTTCAGGCGAAGTGAAAAGTCCGAATGGATTCGCTTATGAGCCAGGACTTACCGTCGAAAAATCTATTGCACAGGCGGGCGGATTTACAGATCGTGCTGACCGACAAGATATCAACATTCGCCTGTCGGGTAGCAACCAACTGCTGGAGAATGTCGATTTAACGCACTCTGTTCATCCTGGCGATGTCGTGATTATTGGCATGGGGTTCTTCTAA